A stretch of the Lytechinus variegatus isolate NC3 chromosome 5, Lvar_3.0, whole genome shotgun sequence genome encodes the following:
- the LOC121415839 gene encoding uncharacterized protein LOC121415839 isoform X2 — protein MRGKSVVWDHFNCEDEEGQATSPTGGKCRPAAYCSYCNLKYTFPNATKMMRHLLKCSLCPDATKRELEQSGFGEYRIDHNGSSMNNSHDDDLHAAPPSMVRPMIHPVYVENESPTPGTSALSPHTGLLVVPNPQHRNDHHEIRTGRLSGDSNRMEDQEQFSPTDRALARAIFSSDVSLDIVENVHWLELFRHLQPNYALPSKEALTGRLLDEEYMVTFDKVSTEISKAKFAAVLVQSNHVNSRVDLHAERQSRLYITTPKPLFVGCMEAEQQQNSSVIAEVISGVIAKTGPGQVLLVTTDLTKNFRGAWPIITSRFPIITTAGCPIEGLRMIPSTILAQDRILGMVKRSFKLYELWNRLVQNNETLKCIQLPYSSPDKNGTMDAREIMSALEKLRGCRDKLEECVRSKTVSTDSETKDIVLDESFWDIVNLSVQMWDIIYVCISKLEEETARLSDVVVETMRADKLLAEALGDSCLEAKEKGPILQQSYEVQRNCWTHLHYAACLVDPRYCGKCLPETATNDAIQYIVELAKNLGQDAGRILASLAEFRAKEGRLWSQEYVWEASSHVAPATWWKGICDTQPLSQIASGILSLAVTSSTTETFSYRREENLTSDQAQKFMFVRANSQVMTTPNNHPDMIMVPGGY, from the coding sequence ATGCGTGGTAAATCAGTGGTGTGGGACCACTTCAACTGCGAGGATGAAGAGGGACAAGCAACCTCACCAACCGGTGGCAAGTGCCGTCCTGCTGCCTACTGCAGTTACTGCAATCTCAAGTACACGTTCCCGAATGCCACCAAGATGATGCGACACTTGCTGAAATGTTCTCTTTGCCCGGATGCCACCAAGCGTGAGTTGGAACAGAGCGGGTTTGGTGAATACCGGATCGATCACAACGGTAGCTCCATGAACAATTCACATGATGATGATCTCCATGCGGCACCTCCCTCTATGGTTCGACCGATGATTCATCCAGTGTATGTGGAGAACGAGAGTCCAACGCCAGGGACGTCGGCATTGTCACCGCACACGGGGCTCCTTGTCGTTCCCAATCCGCAACATCGGAACGACCATCATGAGATTAGGACTGGCCGTCTCAGCGGAGATTCTAATAGGATGGAAGACCAGGAGCAGTTCTCGCCGACAGACAGGGCTCTAGCAAGAGCGATATTCTCATCAGACGTTTCGCTAGATATTGTAGAGAATGTTCATTGGCTAGAGCTGTTTCGCCATCTTCAACCAAACTATGCCTTACCGTCCAAAGAAGCTCTCACTGGGAGACTGCTCGATGAGGAATACATGGTGACATTCGATAAGGTATCAACCGAAATCAGCAAAGCAAAGTTCGCTGCTGTGTTGGTGCAAAGTAACCACGTTAATAGCAGGGTTGACCTCCACGCGGAAAGACAGAGCAGGCTTTACATAACCACACCAAAGCCTTTGTTTGTTGGATGCATGGAAGCTGAACAACAGCAGAACTCGTCCGTCATTGCCGAAGTAATCTCGGGCGTCATCGCCAAAACTGGCCCGGGCCAGGTGCTTCTTGTCACCACAGACTTAACCAAAAACTTCCGCGGTGCCTGGCCAATTATTACATCACGGTTTCCAATAATAACCACGGCAGGTTGCCCGATTGAAGGACTTCGAATGATACCCAGCACCATCTTGGCGCAGGACAGGATACTCGGTATGGTAAAGCGTTCCTTCAAATTGTATGAGCTCTGGAATCGGCTTGTGCAGAACAATGAAACGCTCAAATGCATTCAGTTACCTTATTCATCTCCGGACAAAAACGGAACCATGGATGCCAGAGAGATCATGAGTGCTCTAGAAAAGTTAAGAGGGTGCAGAGATAAATTGGAAGAATGCGTTCGTTCAAAAACAGTGTCTACGGACTCGGAAACCAAAGATATTGTTCTTGATGAGTCTTTCTGGGACATCGTAAATCTCAGTGTTCAGATGTGGGACATCATCTATGTCTGTATATCCAAATTGGAAGAAGAAACAGCGCGGTTGTCGGACGTTGTCGTGGAAACCATGAGGGCCGACAAACTGCTGGCAGAGGCTCTTGGGGACTCATGCTTAGAAGCAAAAGAGAAGGGACCCATTCTCCAACAGTCGTATGAAGTTCAACGGAACTGTTGGACCCACCTTCATTATGCCGCCTGCCTTGTAGATCCGAGATACTGTGGGAAATGCTTGCCCGAGACCGCCACCAACGATGCCATTCAGTACATTGTAGAGTTAGCCAAGAATCTTGGACAAGACGCTGGTCGCATTCTTGCAAGCCTTGCTGAGTTCCGTGCAAAAGAAGGACGTCTTTGGTCGCAGGAGTACGTCTGGGAAGCTTCCTCACATGTGGCCCCGGCGACATGGTGGAAGGGGATCTGCGATACGCAACCGCTCTCCCAGATCGCCTCAGGGAT